The following proteins are co-located in the Silene latifolia isolate original U9 population chromosome 1, ASM4854445v1, whole genome shotgun sequence genome:
- the LOC141593248 gene encoding DNA-directed RNA polymerase II subunit RPB7-like: MFFHIILERNMQLHPRHFGARLREKLVSKLMKDVEGTCSGRHGFVVAIMGIENVGKGLIRDGTGFVTFPVKYKCVVFRPFKGEILEAVVTMVNKMGFFAEAGPVQIFVSNHLIPDDMEFQSADTANYTTCFLRVKIQKDSEVRLKIIGTRVDATEIFCIGTIKDDFLGVISDPGAAS, translated from the exons ATGTTCTTCCACATAATCCTCGAAAGAAATATGCAGCTTCATCCTCGCCATTTCGGAGCTCGTCTTCGCGAAAAACTCGTCTCTAAACTCATGAAAGATGTTGAAGGCACTTGCAG TGGGCGCCATGGATTCGTGGTGGCGATAATGGGGATAGAGAATGTTGGTAAAGGTTTGATTAGGGATGGAACCGGATTTGTGACGTTTCCCGTGAAGTATAAATGTGTCGTCTTTAGACCTTTCAAGGGCGAGATCCTCGAAGCTGTTGTCACCATGGTTAACAAG ATGGGTTTCTTCGCTGAGGCCGGTCCTGTGCAGATTTTTGTATCTAATCAC TTGATACCAGATGATATGGAGTTCCAATCTGCTGACACGGCAAACTATACGACTTG CTTTTTGCGAGTTAAAATTCAAAAGGATAGTGAAGTGCGGCTAAAGATTATTGGTACTCGTGTAGATGCCACTGAAATT TTTTGCATCGGTACGATAAAAGACGATTTCTTGGGCGTTATTAGCGACCCTGGCGCTGCATCATAG